GGCCAGTTGGAAGAGAACGATCATCTTTATAGCGTTCTGGAGCATGGCGATGCTGGCTCCAACCTGCGCATCATTGGCTCTATTGTAAAGACCGCCCATCCGGAACGCGGCGGCATGGATGCTTTTTTTGCGCCATTCCTTGAACCGGATATCGCCATCGTGTCCATGACCGTAACCGAAAAAGGCTATTGCCTTGCCGGTGGCAAACTTGATGAGAGCAACCCAAACATCAAGCATGACCTTGAGCACCCGCATGCGCCGAAATCGGCTATCGGTGCGCTGGTGGAAGCGCTGCGTCGCCGTCGTGATGCCGGACTTGATGGCTTTACCATCCTCAGCCTCGACAATCTGCCTTCCAACGGCAAGCTCTGCCAGTTGGCCGTTACAAGCTTCGTTGAAAAACTGGATGCAGAATTGGCCAAATGGATCAAGGCAAATGTAACTTTCCCTTGCTCCATGGTTGACCGTATCGTTCCTGCCCTCACCGACGAGAGCCGTGCGCTCATCAAGGAAACTCTGGGCGGCATGGAAGATCCGAATGGCATCGTTTGCGAGCCGTTCCGTCAGTGGGTGATCGAAGACAACTTCATCAAGGGCCGTCCGGCTTGGGAAGAAGTCGGCGCACAGTTCGTGCCTGACGTGGAGCCTTTCGAGGAAATGAAACTGCGCACCCTTAACGGTGCTCATTCCTTCCTTGCCTATCTTGGCTACCTTGGCGGCTATGAAACCATCGACGCCTGCATGGGTGACGAGAATTACAAGAAAGCCGCTCACACCCTGATGGTCAAAGAACAGCAGCCGACCCTGCATGTCCCCGGAGATGTGGATCTGAACGCCTATGCTGATGCTCTGATTGCCCGTTTCTCCAACAGCCAATTGAAGCACAAGACTGCTCAGATCGCCTCTGACGGTAGCCAGAAACTGCCGCAGCGTATGCTTGCTTCCATCTCCTGGCACATTGACCACGGTTCTGACTGGTCATTCCTTGCCCTTGGTGTTGCCGGCTGGCTTCGCTTCATGACCGGGACCGACGAGAACGGCAACCCAACACCAATCAGCGACCCGCTCGCCGAACAGATTGCCCAGAAGGCGCTGCAATTACCAAACTGGGAAGCCTATATCAACGGTGTGCTTGAAATGGATTCCATTTTCCCTGCGAAACTTTCCCAGAACGCGGATTTCGTGACACGGGTCAAGGCAACCTATACCAATCTGGTCCAGATGGGTGCCAAAGCAACAGTGGCTGCTGCGCTGTCTTAAGACCGGCACCTCGTTTCTATCATTTAGAGCCTTCAGGTCCAGGATCTGGAGGCTTGTTTTTCATGTAGCCCCCGCTCATGACAGGAGAAAACATCATGACAACATTTCTCGGCCCGGATTTTCTGCTGGATACTCCGGCAGCACGCCACTTATACCATGACGTAGCTGTTGGCCTGCCGATTGTTGACTACCATAACCATCTCATTCCAGAGCAGATCGCCAGTGACAAGAAATGGGACACGATCGGCGAAGTCTGGCTTGCAGGCGACCATTACAAATGGCGCGCCATGCGCTGGGCTGGCATTGAGGAAGAAAAAGTCTCCGGCTCTGCTTCCTATCGCGAAAAATTTGATGCCTTCGCTGCCGTAATGCCCCAATGCTTTGGCAACCCGCTCTATCACTGGACCCATCTGGAACTGCAGCGTTACTTCGGCATCGAAGAACTGCTATCGCCCTCAACCGCGGACATGATCTGGGAGAAGACCAATGGCATGCTGGCTGAAGACAGCCACTCCGCACGCGGCCTCTTGCGTCAGTTCCGGGTTGAATTTGTCGGCACCACCGATGCTCCTTGCGATGATCTGGCCTTTCACAAGCAGATGGCTGAAGACGCAAGCCTTAACGACATGGTTGTTGCCCCGAGCTTCCGCCCTGACGTCGCCTACAAAATCGATCTGCCGGGCTTTGATGGATTCATTGCCGATCTTGCCAAACTGGTTGGCTATTCCGTTGACAGCTACGCACCCCTGATGAAAGCACTCATCGAGCGTCTTGATCACTTTGTCGCTCACGGCTGCAAGGCCACCGACCATGGTATCGATGTTTTGCGATATGCGGCACCGGTTGATGAAGCCAGCCTTGATGCCATTATTGCCAAACGCCTCTCCGGCGAAGCATTGAGCGAACTGGAAATCGCCCAGTTCCAGACCAACATGTTCGTGGATCTGTCAAAGGCCTATTACGAACGCGATCTGGTCATGCAGTTGCATATCGGTGCAGTTCGCAACAGCAACCATCGCCTTTTCAAAACCCTCGGCCGGGACGTTGGCGGCGACTCCATCAATGATCGCCCGATTGCTGTTGAGCTGAACGGCTTGCTGGGTGAAATGGATCGTGATGGCCATTTGCCCAAAACCATCCTCTATCACCTCAACCCATCCTTCAACGAAGTGATCGTCTCGACGGCTGGCAACTTCCAGGATGGCGAGATCGCTGGCAAGGTGCAAGCTGGCTCTGGCTGGTGGTTCAATGACCAGCTTGATGGCATGGAACGTCAGATGACCCAGCTATCACAGATGGGGCTGTTCTCCCACTTTATCGGCATGTTGACCGACAGCCGCTCGTTCCTTTCTTTCCCACGCCACGAATATTTCCGTCGTCTGGTCTGCCAGATGATTGGTCGCTGGGTTGAAACCGGCTATGTGCCAAATGATACCGAGCTGTTGGACAAACTTGTGCGAGACGTTTGCTACCAGAATGCAGCAAACTGGTTTCTGCCCAAGAAATAACCCTAATCAGAAACACTACTTATTATAACGAGACAAGAATAGTCCGACGGAATATCCTCCGCCGGACTATTGTTCATAGACAATTAGTAAATTTAGAAAAATCATTAACGAAACTTGCAACAATTCAAACGGTTTTTTTTCATTTGTGATATAAATCCACTCCAAGGCAAAATACGTACCAAGCAACAATGCAAGTCAAAAAAGCCAAATAGAAAAAACCCGCAATTCCGCTTCGGCAGAATTAACGCAAAAATCAAGTTCATCTGTCATGATGCTTTGATAGTAGATCCTACCAATTAAAACCATAAGGGATATACCATGCATCCAAGAGTAACCCCGCAGCTTTCGGGAACCAAGGTTATTCCGGTTCTTGTGATTGAGAATGCCGACTTTGCCCAGCCGTTGGCTCAGTGCCTTCTGGACAACGGACTTCCTGTTGTCGAGATTTCTTTGAGAAGTGATGAATCCTACCGGGCCATCGAAGAAATCGCCTCGAAGGTGAATGGCGCAGTTATCGGCGTTGGTTCCATTCTCAATGAAATGCAACTCAACTCAGCCCAGTCAGCCGGTGGATGGTTTGGCGGATCCCCCGGCGTATCCGAAAGGCTGTTGCGTGCTCTGGAACTCAATGACTGGCCTTTCCTGCCCGGCGCGACCACCTTGTCTGAAATCATGAGTCTCAGGGAAGTCGGCTTCATGGAGCAGAAACTGTTTCCAGCCAACATTGCAGGAGGCGTTCCAATGCTCAAGGCTATCACCGGACCGGTTAGTGACGTTTCTTTCTGCACGACAGGAGGCATTCGACAAGACAATGCTGACAGCTATCTGGCTCAAGATAATGTCTTCGCCGTTGGTGGAACCTGGGTTGCCCCTGTTGAACTGATCCGGGCAAGAGACTTGAATGAAATCGGGCGTCGCGCACGAGAGGCTGCCAATCTGGGCATGCAATGGCGCACCGCCGTCTAGAAAAGTCTCAAGGCCGGACTAACTCTCCGGCCTTTTTGTTTCTGTTGCCATGATTTCCCTTGTGCAACGCTGATTTCACAATTATGCGCTAGACCCGTTTGCCAATATCACCTAGCATCGCCCATATTTCTTTGCTTGATATTGCCGGAGAGCGCTATGCCTAAGAGACGCCCCGTTTTCTTTTTCCAATCCTTCTTTGCTGATGTTCAAAAGCTGCTCGTTTGCCTTTGTCTGGCTGGCTTGATGACCGCTCATGCAATCCCGGTGAAAGCCGCAGATGAAGACACATCAATTGACCTCAGGCTCTTTGGACAGAATGTTATCGAAGGGTACAATGGCTGTCATCTCGCTTTCTGGCAGGCTAACAAAAATCCGGATACGGAAAAGTATGCCTATGTTTTCTACGCTCCATTCAATGACGGGCAAGAGCTACCCGCCTGGATGAAGATCGGCAAAACGGTTTTCGAGTTTCAAAGACAGGATAAAGTGACCAGTGATGGTCAGGCCTTGGAGCCGCTCAGACTCTACCGCACGTCCAAAGGCACTTACACCGCGCTTCTTGAAGTGATCGCCCAGCATTCTTCAGGCGGCAGCATCGTGGTAGACAAAGCCAAGCTCACGATCATTCAGGCCAAACATTTTCCTTTTGTCATTTCTGTGAAGGGCGGCATCTATTGCCCTGAACAGCCGCAGGAAAAGCAGAGCGGAAACAGCGAAACAATTCAGGTGGACCCGCCCTTTGGAGATCCTGTGCCATTGGGCAAGCCGGTCGAGTTTGACAGCCTTGATACTGTGCCGCGTGGCGTCATCAATGCCATCAAAAGAGATGCCCCTGAATGCAACATGGAGCAAACCACAGGCGTTGGCTCCCGTTACGCAATTAGCGACACCGTGACTCTGTGGGAAGTGCCCTGCAACCTATATCCACGTACCGGCAGCGCAACCTATGTTGTCAGCATGAATGGAAACTCGGAATATTCAACTGTTTTGCCTTTCCCCTCTTTGCCCGGCATTGATGCCAGAGAATCCAACCACGAGATTCGCAATCCGCAGATGGATACGGTAAACGGTATCGTCTCATCAGAATATTATGATGGCGATGGCAGCTGCGGCAGTTATGAATCCTATCAGCTCCGATCCGTGGAGGGGGAGGCGCTGGAATTTTTCCTGATGGAATATCGGGAAAAGCCGAACTGCGATGGCGCCCAGACCAGTGCCCGCCAGTTTCCCTTGGTCTATACCGCCCGATAGTCAATTCGGGCTTTGCTAATCCGGTCTCCAAACGCCATAAGGCAGGAGGCCGGAAGCAACCCAGCGGAACCAACTTTGGCTTTCAGGCGCGAAGCTTGTATTTCTCTTCAAATTCAAACCCAAGCTCGCTGGCCTCCAACGGCTTTGGAGAAAGGGAATAGGTCGCCTGCCGCAAATAGCTCATGAGCGCCTTGCTGTCCTTTGCCAGAGGATCAAGAATATCGCGCTGAAGCGGCTCTCCGATAACCACCTTGACCGGCGTGTCGACCCGCTTTCTGAATTCCTTGATCAATAGCCCCATACGCAAGGTATAGTGCATGTGGCTGGCGATTTGGAACAAACGCGAGGTATGGCCATCAAAGAAAATCGGCACCACTGTCGCCTCTGACTTGCCGATCATGCGCGCGGTGAAACCGCGCCAATTGGGGTCCATCGGACGGGAAAACGGCTTGGCCGCTGTGCTCACTGTGCCGCCTGGAAAAATGCCGATTGCACCGCCCTGCCCCAGATATTGCAGTGCTGTTTTGCGCGTCTCGACATTCTGAAGCATTGCTTCTCTGGTTTCATCAAAGGAAATTGGCAGGATAATGCGATTGATATCCTCTGCCTTACGGAAAACCTTGTGTGCCAGAATGCGGAAATCCCCGCGCAATTCGGACAAGATATAGCCCATCATCAGGCCATCGAGAATGCCGTAGGGATGGTTGGCAATCAGAATGAGTGGCCCGGTCTTGGGGATGTTACCCAGATGTCCGCCAATGACATCGAGCGACAGCCCATAGCGCTCCACCATCACGGACCAGAAATCACGACCGGCGGCAACTTCACGCTCATAGCCATCGGCACGCTTGATCAGCTGCAAGCGGCCCGTTGTATTTTCCAACAGCTTGATGATGGCGCGGCCCCGTCTCGTTTCCGCGGAATAGGCATAGGTTATGTCACGCGCGACATGTCTACGAGAGGACATGCATGAAACTCCAGTCCAGACCACCTCCCTTTCGAGGTGCGCTCAAACTCATATAGCGAACATATGACAATTATACGAAGACTTTTTGTCGGTTTGCCTCATGATCGCGGCTATTCAAGAATTGTTTCATTCTGAAAAGCAAATTTTTGGTGACAGGGGCCAATATCAAAAAGGCGGGCTCGTTAGCCCGCCTTCATATACTCATGACCGAACCATTGGCTGCATTCAGATTTTCAGCACCCCAAGACCGGAAAGCAGAATGAGCAGGATCGCGATTGGTGCGATGAAGCGCAGGATAAAGATCCAGCTCTTGGCCAGTAAGCCCGGCGCATTGTCCCCACAGACTTCCTTGAGCGCGCGCGGCGTAATCACCCAACCCACGAAGATGGCGATCAGGAAACCACCAATTGGCAAAATGAGGTTGGACGTCAGGAAATCCATCAGATCAAAGAAGTTCAAGCCAAAGATCTTGAAGTCCCCCCAGATACCCATCGCCAATGAGCAGGGAATGCCCAACAGGAAGGACAGAAAACCGGATGTCACCGTGATCTGCTTGCGCGAAAAGCCCTTGGTGGAGAAATAGGCAACCAACGGCTCAAGCAGGGAAATCGAGCTGGTGAGAGCTGCAATTGTCAGCAGCAGGAAGAACAGCGTTCCGAAGAAAATGCCGCCAGGCATCGACAAAAAGACCGCGGGCAGCGTGACAAAGGTCAACCCAGGGCCTGCACCCGGATCCATTCCGAAAGCAAAAACAGCAGGCAGAATCGCAAGACCAGCAAGAATAGCGACTGCCGTATCGAGGAATGTCACCTGCCAGGCAGATTTGCCAAGATTGGCTTCCTTGTCCAGATAGGAGCCATAGGTGAGAATGGCACCCATGCCCAACGACAGGGAGAAAAAGGCCTGTCCAAGCGCTGCCATAATGGTTCCACCAGTGATTTTGGAGAAATCCGGTGCAAGGAAAAATTCCAGCCCCTTTTCTGCTCCCGGCAAGGTAACTGCGCGAATGACCAGAGCTATGAGAATAAGGAACAGAATCGGCATCAGGATTTTGCCGGCCCGCTCGATACCGTTGGCAACGCCACCAAGTACGACAATGACAGTAAGTGTCACGAAAATGGCCTGATAAATGATCGGCTTGACCGGATCGGAGATGAAGCCGCCAAAGGCTTGCCCCAATGCGGCAGCATCCATTCCCGAGAAGGCGCCACTACCGAATTTGAAAATGTAATCGATGGTCCAGCCTGCGACAACACAATAGAAGGACAGGATCATGAAGGCCGCAGCGATGCCCATATATCCGACGATGGAGAAGAATCCCGGCCCCAACTTTCTAAAGGCATTGATCGCGTCGGCCTGACTGGCCCGCCCGATCATGATTTCCGCCAACAAAACAGACAGGCCAATGGTGAAAACAAGGGCCAGATATATAATAATAAAGGCCGCTCCCCCGTTGTCTCCTGCCATGTAGGGGAACTTCCAGATATTTCCCAAACCAACAGCCGAACCCGCTGTTGCCATAATGAAGCCGAGGCGAGAGCCCCAGTGTTCTCGTTTGACACTCATTGTTGATTTCTTCCCAATCGTTTTTTTGGATGGCCGCCATCTCCATGAATAGACGACCATCATCTCCATGCTGTCAGACACAGTCCACCGGTTATTCCTCCTGAAGATACCGGTGTCAGACGCTCCTCCGGTCTGTACATACAACACTATGCGTTGGCATAAATGCACTCATGCCAAGCATTGAGCCCCCATTGACCAAAGTTGGACAAGTTTTCTGAATTGTTAAGACTTGACTAACAGCGCACACTATTTGCGCAAATGCTGCACAAAAGTCGATCAAAGAATCAATT
This window of the uncultured Cohaesibacter sp. genome carries:
- a CDS encoding sodium-dependent transporter, encoding MSVKREHWGSRLGFIMATAGSAVGLGNIWKFPYMAGDNGGAAFIIIYLALVFTIGLSVLLAEIMIGRASQADAINAFRKLGPGFFSIVGYMGIAAAFMILSFYCVVAGWTIDYIFKFGSGAFSGMDAAALGQAFGGFISDPVKPIIYQAIFVTLTVIVVLGGVANGIERAGKILMPILFLILIALVIRAVTLPGAEKGLEFFLAPDFSKITGGTIMAALGQAFFSLSLGMGAILTYGSYLDKEANLGKSAWQVTFLDTAVAILAGLAILPAVFAFGMDPGAGPGLTFVTLPAVFLSMPGGIFFGTLFFLLLTIAALTSSISLLEPLVAYFSTKGFSRKQITVTSGFLSFLLGIPCSLAMGIWGDFKIFGLNFFDLMDFLTSNLILPIGGFLIAIFVGWVITPRALKEVCGDNAPGLLAKSWIFILRFIAPIAILLILLSGLGVLKI
- a CDS encoding fructuronate reductase; this translates as MTISDLLNAPGNPQLPDYDRKGLRPRLIHLGFGAFARAHWMSYHQDYLLKHPASDWGVVVSDILFGADRFGQLEENDHLYSVLEHGDAGSNLRIIGSIVKTAHPERGGMDAFFAPFLEPDIAIVSMTVTEKGYCLAGGKLDESNPNIKHDLEHPHAPKSAIGALVEALRRRRDAGLDGFTILSLDNLPSNGKLCQLAVTSFVEKLDAELAKWIKANVTFPCSMVDRIVPALTDESRALIKETLGGMEDPNGIVCEPFRQWVIEDNFIKGRPAWEEVGAQFVPDVEPFEEMKLRTLNGAHSFLAYLGYLGGYETIDACMGDENYKKAAHTLMVKEQQPTLHVPGDVDLNAYADALIARFSNSQLKHKTAQIASDGSQKLPQRMLASISWHIDHGSDWSFLALGVAGWLRFMTGTDENGNPTPISDPLAEQIAQKALQLPNWEAYINGVLEMDSIFPAKLSQNADFVTRVKATYTNLVQMGAKATVAAALS
- the eda gene encoding bifunctional 4-hydroxy-2-oxoglutarate aldolase/2-dehydro-3-deoxy-phosphogluconate aldolase, which gives rise to MHPRVTPQLSGTKVIPVLVIENADFAQPLAQCLLDNGLPVVEISLRSDESYRAIEEIASKVNGAVIGVGSILNEMQLNSAQSAGGWFGGSPGVSERLLRALELNDWPFLPGATTLSEIMSLREVGFMEQKLFPANIAGGVPMLKAITGPVSDVSFCTTGGIRQDNADSYLAQDNVFAVGGTWVAPVELIRARDLNEIGRRAREAANLGMQWRTAV
- a CDS encoding lysophospholipid acyltransferase family protein, yielding MSSRRHVARDITYAYSAETRRGRAIIKLLENTTGRLQLIKRADGYEREVAAGRDFWSVMVERYGLSLDVIGGHLGNIPKTGPLILIANHPYGILDGLMMGYILSELRGDFRILAHKVFRKAEDINRIILPISFDETREAMLQNVETRKTALQYLGQGGAIGIFPGGTVSTAAKPFSRPMDPNWRGFTARMIGKSEATVVPIFFDGHTSRLFQIASHMHYTLRMGLLIKEFRKRVDTPVKVVIGEPLQRDILDPLAKDSKALMSYLRQATYSLSPKPLEASELGFEFEEKYKLRA
- the uxaC gene encoding glucuronate isomerase, which codes for MTTFLGPDFLLDTPAARHLYHDVAVGLPIVDYHNHLIPEQIASDKKWDTIGEVWLAGDHYKWRAMRWAGIEEEKVSGSASYREKFDAFAAVMPQCFGNPLYHWTHLELQRYFGIEELLSPSTADMIWEKTNGMLAEDSHSARGLLRQFRVEFVGTTDAPCDDLAFHKQMAEDASLNDMVVAPSFRPDVAYKIDLPGFDGFIADLAKLVGYSVDSYAPLMKALIERLDHFVAHGCKATDHGIDVLRYAAPVDEASLDAIIAKRLSGEALSELEIAQFQTNMFVDLSKAYYERDLVMQLHIGAVRNSNHRLFKTLGRDVGGDSINDRPIAVELNGLLGEMDRDGHLPKTILYHLNPSFNEVIVSTAGNFQDGEIAGKVQAGSGWWFNDQLDGMERQMTQLSQMGLFSHFIGMLTDSRSFLSFPRHEYFRRLVCQMIGRWVETGYVPNDTELLDKLVRDVCYQNAANWFLPKK